A genome region from Syntrophorhabdaceae bacterium includes the following:
- a CDS encoding sterol desaturase family protein: MNVLVIDRYTLIRLCIFLGVFVILGIWEACLPRRVLRTPKTVRWFTNLSLTLVNSLMLRLLLPLPVVALAVFAQAKSWGLFHLLHMPSLLVGAISLLLLDVTIYLQHLIFHKVPVLWYVHAMHHTDLDIDVTTGVRFHPIEIVLSLLIKMGVTLAFGISPVILVAFEVLLNATSMFNHANSALSPKIDWTLRLVLVTPDMHRVHHSVIIGERNRNFGFNLSWWDRLFGTYKEKPEAGHESMVIGLANFRNPSSLSLPALILLPLSAWGRL; encoded by the coding sequence ATGAATGTGCTCGTCATTGATCGCTACACCCTCATCAGGCTCTGTATTTTCCTTGGGGTCTTCGTGATCCTTGGGATATGGGAGGCTTGTCTGCCGCGGCGGGTTTTACGGACCCCGAAAACCGTCCGCTGGTTTACCAATCTCTCGCTCACTTTGGTCAATAGTTTGATGCTGCGCCTGCTCTTGCCCCTTCCCGTGGTCGCCCTGGCAGTTTTCGCTCAAGCGAAAAGCTGGGGATTGTTTCATTTGCTCCACATGCCTTCGCTTCTCGTGGGCGCAATTTCCCTGCTACTCCTTGATGTGACCATCTACCTTCAGCATCTCATCTTCCACAAGGTTCCTGTTCTCTGGTATGTCCACGCCATGCATCACACGGATCTCGATATTGATGTAACAACCGGTGTGAGGTTCCATCCCATCGAAATCGTGCTTTCGCTGCTCATCAAGATGGGGGTCACTTTAGCGTTCGGTATATCGCCCGTCATTCTTGTCGCCTTTGAGGTGCTGCTCAACGCTACGTCCATGTTTAACCACGCAAACAGCGCTTTGAGTCCAAAGATAGACTGGACGTTACGTCTTGTTCTGGTTACGCCTGACATGCACCGTGTCCATCACTCGGTGATCATCGGCGAACGCAACAGAAATTTCGGCTTCAACCTTTCCTGGTGGGACCGTTTATTCGGGACCTATAAGGAAAAGCCTGAGGCAGGCCACGAGAGCATGGTGATCGGCCTCGCAAATTTCAGAAACCCAAGCTCTCTTTCGCTCCCCGCACTCATACTTTTGCCGCTCAGTGCCTGGGGAAGACTGTGA